One window from the genome of Bacillus kexueae encodes:
- a CDS encoding alpha/beta fold hydrolase, translated as MKDRKVHANNVDIHVVDFGGKGTPIVCVHGLTANSRCFDSIAASLTDHYHVFGIDLRGRGDSEKPPYGYDIYTHAKDVHGVLRALSIPSCIFIGHSLGAFIGLAFSTLFPNSVKQLILLDGGCPLSETIFEKIRPSIDRLDVTYPSFEAYIQAMRKNPFFHPWTIGHEQYFYADCIHFPDGTVRSKVSKEAVKEEVEALKNVDITKFYDKIKTPTLLLRAGDCFMDDNAQMVTDEHVKQLQRKIVGSSYELVEEANHYSILFSKADETAQFIHRFLGTAHN; from the coding sequence ATGAAAGATCGGAAAGTACACGCAAATAATGTAGATATTCATGTTGTTGATTTTGGTGGGAAAGGAACGCCAATTGTATGTGTCCACGGATTAACAGCGAATAGTCGTTGCTTTGATTCCATCGCAGCATCCTTAACAGATCACTATCATGTATTTGGAATTGATTTGCGTGGTAGAGGAGATAGCGAAAAACCACCTTATGGGTACGATATTTATACACATGCAAAGGACGTCCACGGTGTATTAAGAGCACTCAGCATACCATCATGTATTTTCATTGGGCATTCATTAGGTGCTTTTATCGGGCTTGCGTTTTCTACATTGTTCCCCAACTCAGTCAAACAATTGATTCTACTAGATGGAGGCTGCCCATTATCTGAAACCATCTTTGAAAAAATACGCCCAAGTATCGACCGTCTTGACGTTACGTATCCTTCTTTTGAAGCTTATATTCAAGCTATGCGGAAGAATCCATTCTTCCATCCGTGGACCATCGGTCATGAACAGTATTTCTACGCAGATTGTATTCATTTTCCGGATGGGACCGTCCGTTCAAAAGTATCGAAAGAGGCTGTAAAAGAGGAAGTAGAAGCTTTAAAAAATGTTGATATCACAAAATTTTATGACAAAATCAAAACCCCCACCCTCCTATTGCGAGCAGGGGATTGTTTTATGGATGATAACGCCCAAATGGTTACCGATGAACATGTCAAACAACTACAACGTAAAATCGTCGGTAGTTCATACGAATTAGTAGAAGAAGCGAATCACTATTCCATTCTCTTTTCAAAAGCGGATGAAACCGCTCAATTTATTCATCGTTTTCTTGGAACCGCTCACAATTAA
- a CDS encoding DUF6509 family protein, which translates to MNITSYTVERLHDPTGILDGDRYEFMLDVQVDEEDELFRENGVQVRVILAVTAEDVKIAQYHILEAGTNQHLDFELEEEELDYLLQFCQDHKDEAE; encoded by the coding sequence ATGAACATTACAAGCTACACTGTTGAACGATTACATGATCCGACCGGGATTTTAGATGGAGATCGTTACGAATTTATGCTAGACGTACAAGTAGATGAAGAAGACGAGTTGTTTCGAGAAAATGGTGTTCAAGTAAGAGTCATTCTTGCCGTCACGGCGGAAGACGTGAAGATTGCCCAGTACCACATACTAGAAGCGGGAACGAACCAACATTTAGATTTTGAATTAGAAGAGGAAGAACTGGACTATCTTCTTCAATTTTGTCAAGATCATAAAGACGAAGCGGAATAA
- the mreBH gene encoding rod-share determining protein MreBH, giving the protein MFSNLEIGIDLGTANILVYSKQKGIVLNEPSVVAIDTETKQVLAVGTEAKQMIGKTPGKIVAIRPLKDGVIADYDVTTEMLKAIMKKASKLLGFAIRKPSVVVCTPSGSTSVERRAISDSVKNAGAKEVHLIEEPVAAAIGSGLPVDEPTANVIVDIGGGTTEVAIISFGGVVTANSIRIAGDRLDDDIIQHIRKTYNVLIGERTAEQIKMEIGYALIEHEQQTMEIRGRDLVTGLPKTITLHSYEIRDCMKESLLHILEAIRATLEDCPPELSGDIVDRGVILTGGGALLKGMEEWISEEIFVPVHVSSNPLESVAIGTGKALQYIHKLQKAAK; this is encoded by the coding sequence ATGTTTTCGAATTTAGAAATCGGCATTGATTTAGGGACTGCTAATATCCTCGTTTATAGTAAACAAAAGGGGATTGTTTTAAATGAGCCTTCCGTCGTTGCTATTGATACTGAGACAAAGCAAGTATTAGCTGTCGGTACTGAAGCAAAACAAATGATTGGAAAAACACCGGGGAAAATCGTTGCGATTCGACCGTTGAAAGATGGTGTCATAGCAGATTACGATGTGACAACCGAAATGTTAAAAGCCATTATGAAGAAAGCATCGAAACTACTTGGCTTTGCCATTCGAAAACCAAGTGTCGTTGTCTGTACACCATCGGGTTCAACTAGTGTAGAACGACGTGCTATTTCGGATTCGGTCAAAAATGCGGGTGCAAAAGAGGTACATCTTATTGAAGAACCAGTCGCTGCTGCAATCGGCTCTGGTTTACCTGTGGATGAGCCAACGGCAAATGTCATTGTTGACATCGGCGGCGGAACAACGGAAGTTGCCATTATATCATTCGGTGGTGTCGTAACAGCTAATTCAATCCGAATTGCGGGAGACCGATTGGACGATGATATCATTCAACATATCCGAAAAACGTACAATGTATTAATTGGAGAGCGGACAGCCGAACAAATCAAAATGGAAATTGGATATGCATTAATCGAACATGAGCAACAAACGATGGAAATACGGGGACGCGATTTAGTCACAGGCTTGCCGAAGACGATTACGTTGCATTCATACGAAATTCGAGATTGTATGAAAGAATCATTGCTTCATATTTTAGAAGCCATTCGAGCCACTTTAGAAGACTGCCCACCTGAATTGAGTGGTGATATCGTTGATCGCGGTGTCATCTTAACGGGCGGTGGGGCTCTTTTAAAAGGAATGGAGGAATGGATAAGTGAAGAAATTTTCGTACCTGTCCATGTAAGTTCTAATCCACTCGAATCCGTTGCAATCGGTACTGGTAAGGCCTTACAATACATTCATAAGCTACAAAAAGCAGCAAAATGA
- a CDS encoding GNAT family N-acetyltransferase has translation MFEIKQISADETYALRLKVLTHEHIEDCYYKGDFDGRTIHVGAFKENEIFGVASFFPEQHKQLKGNRMYRLRGLAIDPSHQNQLRGQALILFGENFLRQYNTELIWAVTKVSNIQYYEHLGFEQTDYMFNDPMKGLRVLMSKSI, from the coding sequence ATGTTTGAAATCAAACAAATTTCAGCTGATGAGACGTATGCATTGCGCTTAAAAGTATTGACCCATGAGCATATAGAGGATTGCTATTACAAAGGTGACTTCGATGGACGGACCATACATGTTGGGGCATTTAAAGAGAATGAAATCTTCGGTGTCGCCTCTTTTTTCCCTGAACAACATAAACAATTAAAAGGAAACCGCATGTATCGATTACGAGGACTAGCGATCGACCCTTCTCATCAAAATCAACTTCGTGGCCAAGCGTTAATTCTTTTCGGAGAAAATTTTCTTCGTCAGTATAATACGGAATTAATTTGGGCTGTCACAAAGGTAAGCAATATTCAATACTATGAACATTTAGGATTTGAGCAAACCGATTATATGTTTAACGACCCAATGAAAGGTCTTCGCGTGTTAATGAGTAAAAGCATTTAA
- a CDS encoding exodeoxyribonuclease III, with the protein MRIISWNVNGLRACVKKGFLEYFQEVNADFFCVQETKLQEGQIHLELDGYEQYWNYAVKKGYSGTAVFTKKTPLSVSYGFEEGESEPEGRIITLEYESFYLVNVYTPNAKRDLSRLPYRLEWEDRMREYLTQLQQKKPVIYCGDLNVAHQEIDLKNDKANKGNSGFTDEEREKMTKLLNEGFIDTFRSMHPNVTDKYSWWSYMNKVRERNIGWRIDYIILSETLKPHLVKAEIHDHIYGSDHCPVMAELTLT; encoded by the coding sequence ATGAGAATTATTTCATGGAATGTGAACGGATTGAGAGCCTGTGTAAAAAAAGGGTTTCTTGAATATTTTCAAGAAGTGAATGCAGACTTTTTTTGTGTACAGGAGACAAAGCTTCAAGAAGGGCAAATCCATTTAGAGCTAGATGGGTATGAACAATATTGGAATTATGCTGTGAAAAAAGGGTATTCAGGAACGGCTGTGTTTACAAAAAAGACACCGCTTTCCGTTTCATATGGCTTTGAAGAGGGAGAAAGTGAGCCGGAGGGAAGAATCATTACGTTAGAATACGAATCATTTTATTTAGTGAATGTGTATACACCGAATGCAAAACGTGACTTATCGAGATTACCTTATCGACTCGAGTGGGAAGATCGGATGCGGGAGTATTTAACACAACTTCAACAGAAAAAGCCGGTCATTTATTGCGGTGATTTAAATGTTGCTCATCAAGAGATTGACCTGAAAAATGATAAGGCGAATAAAGGAAATTCAGGTTTTACCGATGAAGAGCGTGAAAAGATGACGAAGCTGTTAAATGAAGGTTTCATCGACACTTTTCGTTCGATGCATCCGAATGTAACCGACAAATATTCGTGGTGGTCTTATATGAACAAAGTAAGGGAACGAAATATTGGGTGGAGAATTGACTATATCATTCTTTCAGAGACATTAAAGCCCCATTTAGTCAAAGCTGAAATACACGATCACATATACGGGAGTGATCATTGTCCTGTCATGGCAGAGCTAACTTTAACGTAA
- a CDS encoding DinB family protein translates to MSESLIFHHVNVARDITVNAFKKISKSYFLEVPEGFNNNMFWNFGHIAYIQEKLVFQLVGRDLELPNDFETFFAKGTKPEEWVGTPPAYEEVKEALIDQPKRIEAVWKGKLDTPLLQPFTNSTGKSFYTVGETLMFSTYHEALHFNTILRLYRSLKQSQNI, encoded by the coding sequence ATGTCAGAATCACTCATTTTTCATCACGTGAACGTAGCGAGAGATATAACCGTGAATGCGTTTAAAAAAATTTCTAAGTCGTATTTTCTTGAAGTACCAGAAGGCTTTAATAACAATATGTTTTGGAATTTTGGTCACATCGCTTATATTCAAGAAAAGCTCGTATTTCAACTCGTTGGACGTGATTTAGAGCTTCCGAACGATTTCGAAACGTTTTTTGCAAAAGGTACAAAGCCAGAAGAATGGGTAGGGACGCCTCCTGCATATGAAGAGGTGAAAGAAGCGTTAATTGATCAACCGAAGCGAATAGAAGCTGTTTGGAAAGGTAAGCTCGATACTCCATTATTACAACCTTTTACGAACTCGACAGGAAAATCGTTTTATACAGTTGGTGAAACGTTAATGTTCAGCACATATCACGAAGCGCTGCATTTTAATACGATTCTTCGTTTGTATCGTTCGTTGAAACAAAGCCAAAATATATAG
- a CDS encoding methyl-accepting chemotaxis protein yields MNLLKKAPFIVRIILLTTVLSLLVGVTIILTNVMIQQNILTNEMKKQAELIAEHWGKEIDIPLVEEAQKSQDFHSTSQQELTAFFDSLSETNPNVAQGYIFGTELRNGNETSIIGNPSHIVSFLEENNVTVGDFHTQPATIVKAIEELKETGDITYSSIYEDEFGTWITVLYPIKNNAGETFAFFGVDVDASMVKNGKDQLVLYSLLIMFPIIVAIVLVQVFVIRKSSKPLKDLLQGINEMKNGNLDISLPTREDDLGQMNAAFNEMAFEMKTMIEQIKSTATTAHSFANTITDVADDSKIKAEKISTDLRKMKDALSSQEIAITESAGAIEQVTAEIQTIALSSQDVSNLTKNMEQHASEGAQALNEMTSQMETITENVLSSREIVQSLRNHSLQISSILKLITEIAEQTNLLSLNAAIEAARAGEQGKGFSVVAQEVRKLAEQSNQSTGKIEKIIEQIQTEIEEAVQSMEIGTTETKKGQQLVFKANELFHQLKQTSNEIANQIESVSAGSQEISAASEEVSASVQELSTIAEMNTSISEDIETSAREQFEMAQRLAESAVKLNKLSENLKISVERFDVS; encoded by the coding sequence GTGAATCTACTAAAAAAAGCACCATTTATCGTAAGAATCATTTTACTGACCACTGTTTTATCTTTATTGGTCGGAGTAACAATCATTCTCACAAACGTAATGATTCAGCAAAACATCTTAACGAATGAAATGAAAAAACAAGCTGAATTAATTGCAGAACATTGGGGTAAAGAAATCGACATTCCCTTAGTTGAGGAAGCTCAAAAATCTCAAGATTTTCATTCAACAAGCCAACAAGAGCTAACAGCATTTTTTGACTCACTATCCGAAACGAATCCGAATGTTGCGCAAGGATACATTTTCGGTACTGAATTGCGAAACGGAAACGAGACTTCCATCATTGGGAATCCTTCTCATATCGTTTCGTTTTTGGAAGAAAACAATGTAACCGTAGGAGATTTTCACACTCAACCTGCAACGATTGTAAAAGCAATTGAGGAATTGAAAGAGACGGGCGATATCACGTATTCTTCCATTTATGAAGATGAATTTGGAACATGGATAACAGTCCTATATCCTATTAAAAACAATGCAGGTGAAACATTCGCCTTTTTTGGGGTAGATGTCGATGCAAGTATGGTAAAGAACGGTAAAGATCAGCTTGTTCTCTACTCCCTACTCATTATGTTCCCCATCATAGTGGCGATTGTTCTCGTACAGGTTTTCGTTATTCGGAAATCATCAAAGCCATTGAAGGATTTACTTCAAGGAATAAACGAAATGAAGAATGGAAATTTAGATATATCACTTCCGACGCGAGAGGATGATCTCGGTCAAATGAATGCAGCCTTTAATGAAATGGCATTTGAGATGAAAACGATGATTGAACAAATAAAATCAACGGCAACGACTGCACACTCATTCGCAAATACTATTACAGACGTTGCGGATGATTCAAAGATTAAGGCAGAAAAAATCTCGACAGACTTAAGAAAAATGAAGGATGCCTTATCCTCTCAAGAAATTGCTATCACTGAAAGTGCGGGTGCGATTGAACAAGTAACGGCAGAAATCCAAACGATTGCCCTTTCATCTCAAGATGTATCAAATTTAACGAAAAATATGGAGCAACATGCATCAGAAGGTGCTCAAGCATTAAACGAAATGACTTCGCAAATGGAAACGATCACGGAAAACGTACTTTCTTCTCGTGAAATCGTTCAATCCTTGCGAAATCATTCGTTACAAATCAGTTCTATTTTAAAACTAATTACAGAAATTGCCGAGCAGACGAACTTATTATCATTAAATGCTGCCATCGAAGCAGCAAGAGCCGGTGAACAAGGAAAAGGTTTTTCTGTCGTAGCTCAAGAAGTTCGAAAACTTGCAGAACAATCCAACCAATCAACCGGCAAAATTGAGAAGATTATAGAACAAATTCAAACAGAGATTGAAGAAGCCGTTCAATCGATGGAAATTGGAACGACAGAAACGAAAAAAGGTCAGCAGCTTGTTTTCAAAGCGAATGAACTGTTCCATCAATTGAAGCAAACATCTAACGAAATTGCCAATCAGATTGAATCCGTATCCGCTGGAAGCCAAGAAATTTCGGCTGCATCTGAGGAAGTAAGCGCATCAGTTCAAGAGCTTTCCACTATCGCTGAGATGAACACATCCATTTCAGAAGATATTGAAACAAGTGCACGTGAGCAATTTGAAATGGCGCAGCGCTTAGCTGAATCAGCTGTTAAACTGAACAAACTGTCTGAGAACTTAAAAATAAGTGTCGAACGCTTCGATGTATCGTAA
- a CDS encoding alpha/beta fold hydrolase — MNAILQSVQLPNGETIAYRKRAGGEETICLVHGNMISSYHWDIMFDHFDDRYTLIAPDLRGQGKSSYVNPINSLNDFANDLKAFVDTLKLPIFHLMGWSMGGGIAMQFASTYASHVNKLILVSSMSTRGYPFFKVNAFGKTDYRKRLKSKEEIKNDRARYIPISNAYESKNTAFLEQILNVTMYPVNKPKRSRYRAYLEDILQQRNLLEVYNAMNRFNISHQSNGVVEGTKEVDKIHAPTLLLWGDKDVIVSREMQEEIIQDFNGRANMRILKNVGHSPLIDDFTSFEREVLQFLTA, encoded by the coding sequence ATGAATGCGATTCTTCAATCGGTCCAGTTGCCTAATGGAGAAACTATCGCCTATCGTAAGAGAGCAGGGGGAGAAGAGACGATTTGTTTAGTTCATGGGAATATGATTTCTTCTTACCATTGGGACATTATGTTTGATCATTTTGACGATCGCTATACGTTAATTGCTCCAGACTTAAGAGGACAAGGGAAATCTTCATATGTCAACCCGATTAACTCTTTAAATGATTTTGCGAACGATTTGAAAGCCTTCGTCGATACGTTAAAACTTCCTATTTTTCATTTAATGGGATGGTCGATGGGGGGCGGTATTGCAATGCAATTTGCCTCAACATATGCATCTCATGTAAATAAATTAATTTTAGTTTCATCGATGTCGACGAGGGGTTATCCTTTCTTTAAAGTGAATGCATTCGGGAAAACTGATTATCGAAAGCGTCTGAAATCGAAGGAAGAAATCAAGAATGACCGCGCTCGATACATTCCAATTTCCAATGCGTATGAAAGTAAAAATACGGCATTTTTAGAGCAAATCTTAAACGTAACTATGTATCCGGTGAATAAACCGAAACGCTCTCGTTATCGAGCGTATTTGGAAGATATTTTGCAACAAAGAAATTTATTAGAAGTGTACAATGCAATGAATAGGTTCAACATTAGCCATCAATCCAACGGAGTTGTAGAAGGAACGAAAGAGGTCGATAAGATACATGCACCGACTCTCCTACTATGGGGAGATAAAGATGTGATTGTAAGCCGAGAGATGCAAGAAGAAATAATTCAAGATTTTAACGGTCGAGCAAACATGCGAATATTGAAGAATGTTGGACATTCTCCATTAATCGATGATTTTACGTCCTTTGAGCGGGAAGTCCTTCAGTTTTTAACTGCATAA
- a CDS encoding BCCT family transporter has protein sequence MKQKAIRYSVFIPMSIILLTAIIVGLVAPKQFLDAENAIVQFAFEHFGWLFQLSGNIFLVLCLYLLFSKHGDIRLGGKDAKPELSTWNWFAITLTAGIATGILFWGIAEPITHFTTPPEALGLEPGSEAAAMFSMSQTYIHWTFIPYAMYGLAGVGIAYAVYNAKLPFHVSSVFYPLTKKKSAAFSSLVDNIAMFAMVGGVAAILGVGTLQIASGLNVLTGIESTKTVWVMVVGVIVISYIISSYTGLHKGIRWLADKNSKLFLFMLLFVFIFGPTSFILTLGTQSVGHFIQNFFVQTHYLSPIDGSEWPRWWPIYYWAIWLAYAPLIGMFLAKISKGRTIREFMLMNLIMPAVFGLIWFSVFGGASIHLEINGAGISESIQTMGLEVSVFEFLKHYPLTTFMSVVFIVAVFISIVTMADSMTSTFASLSTKEIGNKEPAANLKIFWGVMMSSIAIINLVSAGGEISGIDATKQIATVAGFPILFLMLLMAYTVMKMIVKREEYDQTIQKDRQTLS, from the coding sequence GTGAAACAGAAAGCAATTCGATATTCAGTATTTATCCCGATGTCCATTATTTTATTAACAGCCATCATTGTTGGTCTCGTTGCCCCGAAACAATTTCTTGATGCAGAAAATGCGATTGTGCAATTCGCCTTTGAGCATTTCGGATGGCTCTTTCAACTTTCTGGTAATATTTTTCTTGTATTATGTTTATATTTATTATTTTCTAAGCATGGAGATATTCGCCTTGGAGGAAAGGATGCTAAGCCTGAATTAAGTACATGGAACTGGTTTGCGATTACGTTAACAGCTGGAATTGCAACGGGGATCTTATTTTGGGGAATTGCAGAGCCGATTACACACTTCACGACCCCACCTGAAGCGCTTGGTTTAGAGCCGGGTTCGGAAGCAGCAGCGATGTTTTCCATGTCGCAAACGTATATTCACTGGACGTTTATTCCATATGCTATGTATGGACTTGCGGGGGTAGGGATCGCATATGCCGTTTATAATGCGAAGTTACCTTTTCATGTTAGTTCGGTCTTTTATCCATTAACGAAGAAGAAAAGTGCCGCATTTTCAAGCCTTGTCGACAACATTGCCATGTTTGCCATGGTAGGAGGGGTTGCAGCCATTTTAGGCGTTGGTACCCTTCAAATCGCAAGCGGATTAAATGTGTTGACAGGCATCGAGTCAACGAAAACGGTTTGGGTCATGGTTGTTGGAGTAATCGTTATTTCATACATAATCTCCAGTTATACCGGTCTGCATAAAGGAATTCGTTGGTTGGCAGATAAGAATTCAAAGCTGTTTTTATTTATGCTCTTATTCGTCTTTATTTTTGGACCAACTTCGTTTATTTTAACGCTTGGAACACAATCTGTTGGTCATTTCATACAAAACTTTTTTGTGCAAACCCACTACTTAAGTCCAATTGACGGCTCAGAATGGCCAAGATGGTGGCCGATTTACTACTGGGCAATTTGGTTAGCATATGCACCACTTATTGGAATGTTTTTAGCGAAAATCTCTAAAGGACGGACGATTCGTGAGTTTATGTTAATGAATTTAATTATGCCAGCCGTTTTTGGACTTATTTGGTTTTCCGTCTTTGGGGGAGCTTCCATTCATTTAGAAATTAACGGTGCTGGAATTTCGGAATCCATTCAAACGATGGGATTAGAAGTGTCAGTATTTGAGTTTTTAAAACATTATCCGCTCACAACGTTTATGAGCGTCGTATTTATCGTCGCTGTCTTTATTTCAATTGTAACGATGGCGGATTCAATGACTTCCACTTTTGCGTCCTTATCGACGAAGGAAATTGGGAATAAAGAACCGGCTGCTAACTTGAAAATCTTTTGGGGTGTCATGATGTCTTCCATTGCCATCATTAACCTTGTTTCAGCTGGTGGAGAAATTAGTGGAATTGATGCAACGAAGCAAATCGCAACAGTAGCTGGCTTTCCAATCCTGTTTTTAATGTTATTAATGGCTTATACTGTCATGAAAATGATTGTTAAACGAGAGGAATATGATCAAACCATACAGAAAGACCGTCAAACTTTATCCTGA
- a CDS encoding ABC transporter substrate-binding protein has protein sequence MKKFLTLIILAIFALAACSNESMQTTDYTNATWNDILADGTGTSVRMFMWGGDEGINQYMDEVIAPKLKEEYDIEFERVPMDTQNILQKLVTEKEAEKKEGTIDIIWINGENFKNAKEQSLLYGPFTDLLPNMNEYVDKQSLDIQYDFGTKTEGFEAPWGKVQFVFLYDEANVPEPPQSFGELLKWTNENKGKFTYPEASDFTGNAFLRHLLYHSVDVESLLEKGYDEAFVQKNTEEMWSYLNEIKSNLWREGQTYPKDLTELDRLYSRGEVWMTMGYNEARAESLINEGVFPKTTKSFVLDTGSIGNTHFLAIPFNSPNKAGAMVVINHLLSPDAQLAKYEPTYWGDRFSLDLSKLPAEMQAKFNEVDRGDSVIEADQLQGKVLPEVDAEYVNWLKETWYEKVVQGK, from the coding sequence ATGAAGAAATTTTTAACCTTGATTATTTTAGCAATATTCGCTTTAGCAGCCTGCTCAAACGAAAGCATGCAAACGACTGACTACACAAATGCCACATGGAATGACATTTTAGCTGATGGGACAGGGACTTCTGTTCGAATGTTTATGTGGGGGGGAGACGAAGGGATTAATCAATACATGGATGAAGTAATCGCTCCTAAATTAAAAGAAGAATATGATATTGAATTTGAACGTGTCCCGATGGATACACAAAACATTTTGCAAAAACTAGTGACTGAAAAAGAAGCGGAGAAAAAAGAAGGAACAATCGATATTATCTGGATTAATGGTGAGAATTTCAAAAATGCTAAAGAGCAAAGCCTATTATACGGACCCTTTACTGATTTATTGCCAAACATGAACGAATATGTTGATAAACAAAGTTTAGATATTCAATATGATTTTGGTACGAAAACAGAAGGGTTTGAAGCACCGTGGGGGAAAGTTCAATTTGTGTTTTTATATGATGAAGCGAATGTTCCAGAACCTCCTCAGTCGTTTGGGGAACTATTGAAATGGACGAATGAAAATAAAGGGAAGTTTACGTATCCAGAAGCGAGTGACTTTACCGGAAATGCGTTTTTAAGGCATCTTTTATATCATTCCGTCGATGTTGAATCGCTGTTAGAGAAGGGATATGATGAAGCGTTTGTACAAAAAAATACGGAAGAAATGTGGTCTTATTTAAATGAAATCAAGTCGAATTTATGGCGTGAAGGACAAACATATCCAAAAGATTTAACCGAACTTGATCGATTGTACAGTCGTGGCGAAGTTTGGATGACGATGGGATATAACGAAGCGAGAGCTGAAAGTTTAATAAATGAAGGCGTATTTCCGAAAACAACAAAATCGTTTGTGCTCGATACAGGCTCAATTGGGAACACTCATTTCTTAGCGATACCATTTAATAGTCCAAATAAAGCGGGTGCGATGGTAGTGATTAATCATCTATTATCTCCTGATGCACAGCTTGCCAAGTATGAACCGACCTATTGGGGGGATCGTTTTTCGTTAGATTTATCAAAGCTACCAGCTGAAATGCAAGCGAAATTTAACGAAGTTGACAGAGGCGATTCTGTTATCGAAGCAGATCAGCTTCAAGGAAAAGTTTTACCCGAAGTAGATGCCGAATATGTGAATTGGTTAAAGGAGACATGGTATGAAAAGGTGGTGCAAGGAAAATAA